In Uranotaenia lowii strain MFRU-FL chromosome 2, ASM2978415v1, whole genome shotgun sequence, one genomic interval encodes:
- the LOC129743476 gene encoding pickpocket protein 28-like: MAGKAKKRNWTHGLGPEFKTIILGPPLYPREPIQHASDSPRVRQIWPKIKEALRDLIDEYCIRSTIHGINYIGSKRSILERFWWLVVFVGSIYGCSQLIQNVYRKWHDHPIILSYDETPLPVWKISFPAVTICPEAKMEAELFNFTDAFYRYAHGIPNHELDANKLNMLMGILQVCDSFFHSHDLFQGLYLTYNLSVDVPSVLKKLIPDCFNTVLLCRLLQWDCKNNFSETLTEDGICYTINGFSQNDMFKPGVLHNEYVYLNETKSLANWSYMLGYSLGASMNTYPIRGPGSGSKAAMSLDLSTFYKNTDIYCRASQGFKLSLHPPHVYPRMSKNFILLTPKRDMTISIRPRIIITAQELRIYTPEKRNCYFPDERSLMFFRDYEESNCELECLTNYTLKQCGCVRFSMPRTAATRVCAMHEMRCLERAEQSQFKGSNSGEDLANSKNCNCMPACDAIQYDAESTITTNEFGKTIALRMLIFDPEKVDEVIKKQISKVEIFFTEAQYITSERSEIFGMTDLIAGCGGILGLCLGVSFFSIVELLYYCLARPVMMVHDLQQHGDRYVSGSGLVRKAEY; this comes from the exons ATGGCaggcaaagcaaaaaaaagaaattggacTCATGGATTGGGTCCTGAATTTAAAACGATCATACTGGGACCACCTCTTTACCCGAGAGAGCCTATTCAGCATGCAAGTGATTCACCTAGAGTTAGACAAATCTggccaaaaatcaaagaagcgTTGAGAGATTTAATCGATGAGTACTGCATCCGAAGCACAATTCACGGTATAAACTACATAGGATCAAAACGATCGATTTTGGAACGATTCTGGTGGTTAGTGGTATTTGTTGGGTCGATCTACGGTTGTTCGCAGTTGATCCAGAATGTCTACAGAAAATGGCACGATCATCCAATTATCTTGAGCTACGACGAAACGCCCTTGCCAGTGTGGAAAATCTCCTTTCCAGCTGTAACAATTTGTCCGGAAGCGAAGATGGAAGCTGAGCTATTCAATTTTACTGACGCATTTTATCGCTACGCACATGGTATTCCAAACCATGAGCTGGATGCCAACAAGCTTAATATGTTGATGGGAATTCTGCAAGTGTGTGACAGTTTTTTCCATTCGCACGATCTGTTCCAAGGACTCTATCTTACTTATAATTTGAGCGTAGATGTTCCATCTGTGTTGAAAAAGTTGATTCCAGACTGTTTTAACACTGTTTTGTTGTGCAGATTGCTCCAATGGGattgtaaaaataacttttcGGAAACTCTCACAGAGGATGGTATCTGTTACACTATAAATGGGTTTTCTCAAAATGATATGTTTAAACCTGGCGTCCTGCATAATGAATATGTTTACCTTAATGAAACGAAATCATTAGCTAACTGGAGCTATATGTTGGGTTATTCACTTGGTGCATCAATGAACACCTACCCAATACGAGGTCCAGGATCCGGTTCTAAAGCTGCTATGTCGCTAGATTTGTCAACCTTCTACAAAAACACGGATATATACTGTCGTGCTTCTCAGGGTTTCAAGCTCAGCCTTCATCCTCCGCATGTTTACCCCCGAATGtctaaaaacttcattttgttAACTCCAAAGCGCGACATGACCATATCCATTCGACCTCGGATCATAATCACTGCTCAGGAGCTTAGAATCTACACTCCCGAAAAACGTAACTGTTACTTTCCTGATGAGCGAAGCCTGATGTTCTTCAGAGATTACGAAGAGAGTAATTGTGAGCTCGAATGCCTTACCAACTATACACTGAAGCAGTGTGGCTGTGTTAGATTTTCGATGCCTCGAACAGCGGCAACCAGAGTTTGTGCGATGCACGAAATGCGATGCCTTGAACGGGCTGAGCAGTCGCAGTTTAAAGGTTCCAATTCCGGAGAAGATTTGGCAAACTCCAAAAACTGCAACTGCATGCCTGCCTGTGACGCTATACAGTATGATGCAGAAAGTACGATAACTACGAACGAATTTGGGAAAACTATTGCTTTGAGGATGTTGATCTTTGATCCAGAGAAGGTGGATGAAGTAATCAA aaaacaaatttcgaaGGTGGAAATTTTCTTCACCGAAGCCCAATACATAACCTCGGAGCGGAGTGAAATATTTGGCATGACGGATCTGATTGCTGGCTGTGGCGGAATCCTAGGACTCTGCCTTGGGGTCAGTTTTTTCAGCATCGTGGAGCTGCTCTACTACTGTCTGGCTCGTCCCGTCATGATGGTGCACGATCTGCAGCAACATGGAGATCGATACGTGTCGGGATCTGGACTTGTGAGGAAAGCGGAATACTAA
- the LOC129743475 gene encoding uncharacterized protein LOC129743475, whose protein sequence is MLDSQCRLRSLTPITLWNKQIKFQCESSVWMSFESVQEEIELMEGEEEVFAESRQTFQTLYYELKASLNSKIPRSASPVLSRRIPESVVPPVNPTLSVKLPELKLPEFHGNPEEWIEFRDLFKSVIHMNNLISPVQKLNYLRGSLKGEASRIISSIAISADNYAIAWKAICDRYENKNFLIKRHMSAILKIPAMRRESAVGLAELADEFNRHVGILDKLEQSSEHWNSFLVEHLSSLLDEKSLMEWETQCQEQESPTYFQLYEFIHKRSRMLQKCKVLTNTNTSVQMKNTRGKSSASHVVSENVVKCLSCKQAHQLSQCPTFLKLTPNSRLDFVKTHRLCINCLRSGHLAKDCRSSVCRSCAKKHHTLLHLPPRNFNGTTSEEVNESETPQTCIAVSTAVTTNTSSAQSFLVSRAPPVVRSCASNSSSPVTHTRSSGESSFGLLSRSEEQVVECPLLASQQYSSSFENEPPSPQEQPTSLTQVTSPENATIFLSTALVRILDRHGNYHLARALLDSGSQSNFISESLCQHLDLKRNKINLPICGIGQATVNVHYKVHAKITSRFNQIEFTLDCLVLPKLTVCLPSRNVNISDWKMPRNISLADPKFNITHGIDLLIGAELFFSLLESHQILLGEGLPLLQRTVLGYVVSGKSISQSVNTSICNTAIMQPPDLNEQLERFWQVDNFDVGKALTADEKEVETHFEKTFSRSDDGRYVVRLPLREELVPLLGDSYSTAVRRFLLLEKRLSADQQLREDYEKFMQEYVMLGHMEVCRRVAGPQFFLPHHAVRRPDNTTTKTRVVFDASCKASGQLSLNDVLHTGPMVQPALLSTVLNFRKPKYVFTADIEKMFRQVWVHPNDRKYQQIIWRKDPSLPPQVYQLKTVTYGLASSPYHAARVLNQLAADYHHDHPLASSIVKHRTYVDDTLAGYDDLAEATEACRQLVVMLKIAGFTLRKWCSNQPKVLENVPEELWNHSSKTEIGQSTTTTKTLGLLWNLQTDTFSFKIPSLCTANPVTKLVNCKVFVQRLWAASVEWDAPLSEDDRSWWNEFRDGIQDLQRLSIPRRVLANVDNEFTLHCFCDASERAYGCCVYVVSKGSDDRTHSQLLIAQSRVAPLRNLTIPRLELCAAVLASQMMEKLRTTTEFDGPTVFWSDSTVVLHWIRSPPPDWKPFVSNKIAEIQRSTKNSQWRHIRTDVNPADILSRGAWPSQILDNDLWWHGPDFLVAAPEFWPPVLPTSNLQSVDRDEMNIEKRQRYTVAMLATPIDDSLLSRFAELSRLLKVVAWCLRFYHNFRLPVGFRRVGVLTPSEIEDALKALIRLEQASGFQAELHQVQVSKKSNTPLEIHAKSPLKGMNILYDSEGFLRLDGRLRNLNKSFDSKHPYILPADGKLSLLLARSLHLQTAHSGPSLLLATMRQRFWPLQGRILVRKIVRNYVTFFRCRPTLAHQQMGPLPAVRLTPARVFSRCGLDYCGPFNVRPLYGRGASLKMYVAVFVCLSVKAVHFEVVPNLTSSACINAIKRFVGRRGRLHELHCDNATTFVGANTEMKAIRQQYLQQFRTNQWDNYCLDSDISFHFIPARSPHFGGLWEAGVKSFKYHSRRIFGGRSYTYDEFSTAVAK, encoded by the exons ATGCTCGATAGCCAATGTCGACTGCG GAGTTTGACTCCAATTACGTTGTGGAACAAGCAAATCAAGTTCCAGTGCGAATCGAGCGTTTGGATGAGCTTCGAAAGCGTCCAAGAAGAAATCGAGCTAATGGAGGGTGAAGAAGAAGTGTTCGCAGAATCTCGACAAACATTTCAGACTCTGTACTACGAGCTGAAAGCCTCGCTAAATAGTAAAATTCCGAGATCTGCATCACCTGTCCTTAGCCGAAGAATTCCCGAAAGTGTCGTGCCCCCTGTGAACCCCACTCTTTCCGTGAAACTTCCTGAACTAAAACTCCCTGAATTCCACGGGAATCCCGAAGAATGGATCGAGTTCAGAGATCTTTTCAAATCAGTGATTCATATGAACAATCTGATATCTCCTGTGCAAAAATTGAACTATTTGCGTGGTTCCTTGAAGGGTGAAGCTTCTCGTATCATCTCCTCAATCGCGATCTCCGCCGACAATTACGCGATTGCGTGGAAAGCAATTTGTGATCGATACGAGAATAAAAACTTTCTTATAAAGCGTCATATGTCAGCCATTTTGAAAATCCCCGCAATGCGGCGGGAATCTGCCGTTGGATTGGCTGAATTAGCTGATGAGTTCAACCGACACGTGGGAATTCTCGATAAGTTGGAGCAGTCTAGTGAACACTGGAACTCATTTCTCGTCGAGCATTTGAGTAGCTTACTCGATGAAAAGTCCCTGATGGAGTGGGAAACGCAGTGCCAAGAACAGGAATCTCCCACTTACTTCCAGTTGTATGAGTTCATCCATAAGAGGTCTCGAATGCTCCAAAAGTGCAAAGTGTTAACCAACACGAACACAAGTGTGCAAATGAAGAACACTAGAGGAAAATCCTCTGCATCTCATGTCGTGTCGGAAAATGTTGTGAAGTGCCTAAGTTGTAAACAGGCACATCAACTCTCGCAGTGCCCCACTTTTCTCAAGCTTACTCCGAACTCTCGTCTAGACTTTGTGAAAACTCATCGTCTTTGTATTAATTGCTTGAGAAGTGGGCACTTAGCGAAAGACTGTCGCAGTAGTGTGTGTAGAAGTTGTGCCAAGAAACATCATACATTGCTTCATCTCCCTCCTCGAAACTTTAATGGCACAACTTCTGAAGAAGTAAATGAAAGTGAGACTCCACAAACCTGCATAGCTGTGTCGACTGCTGTGACTACCAACACGTCATCAGCACAATCGTTCTTGGTATCGCGAGCACCGCCGGTGGTGCGATCGTGTGCATCAAATTCGTCGTCGCCGGTTACCCACACCCGATCGAGTGGTGAATCGTCGTTTGGGTTGCTCTCACGGTCGGAAGAGCAGGTTGTCGAATGCCCTCTTCTCGCGTCGCAGCAATATTCGTCGTCATTCGAAAATGAACCACCTTCCCCCCAAGAACAGCCCACATCACTCACACAAGTCACTTCTCCGGAAAATGCCACTATATTTCTATCTACCGCTCTGGTGCGAATATTGGATCGCCACGGTAATTATCACCTCGCACGCGCTTTACTCGATAGTGGATcgcaatcaaattttatatccGAATCGTTATGTCAACATTTGGATCTGAAGCGCAACAAAATCAACTTACCCATCTGCGGTATCGGACAAGCAACAGTTAATGTCCATTATAAAGTACATGCAAAAATCACTTCTCGCTTCAATCAAATCGAATTTACACTCGACTGTCTCGTTTTGCCCAAACTAACGGTTTGTTTGCCCAGTCGGAACGTTAATATTTCTGACTGGAAAATGCCTCGCAACATTTCTCTTGCTGATCCGAAATTCAATATTACCCACGGAATCGATCTATTAATTGGCGCTGAACTGTTCTTCTCGCTTCTCGAATCACACCAAATCCTCCTTGGCGAAGGACTGCCATTGTTACAGCGCACAGTTCTGGGGTATGTAGTGTCCGGAAAATCAATTTCCCAATCCGTGAACACATCGATATGCAACACCGCCATAATGCAGCCACCGGACTTAAACGAACAACTCGAACGATTTTGGCAAGTGGACAATTTCGACGTCGGAAAAGCGCTAACCGCGGATGAAAAGGAGGTAGAAACGCACTTcgaaaaaacgttttcgcgGAGTGACGACGGCCGATATGTGGTTCGACTACCTCTTCGCGAAGAACTAGTTCCATTGTTGGGTGACTCATACAGCACAGCTGTTCGTCGTTTTCTGCTATTGGAGAAGAGGCTGTCAGCTGATCAGCAATTGCGAGAAGATTACGAGAAATTTATGCAGGAGTATGTGATGTTGGGCCATATGGAAGTGTGCCGTCGCGTCGCGGGCCCGCAGTTCTTTCTTCCGCACCATGCAGTGCGACGCCCTGATAATACCACCACCAAAACACGAGTCGTGTTCGATGCTAGCTGCAAGGCATCGGGTCAGCTGTCTCTGAACGACGTTCTCCACACAGGCCCGATGGTACAACCGGCTCTTCTATCTACAGTTCTCAACTTTCGAAAGCCGAAGTATGTCTTCACTGCAGACatagaaaaaatgtttcgccaagTATGGGTGCATCCAAACGACCGAAAATATCAACAGATCATTTGGCGAAAAGATCCCTCCTTACCCCCCCAAGTCTACCAACTCAAGACTGTGACATACGGTCTAGCCAGTTCACCGTATCATGCCGCGCGCGTACTCAACCAGCTTGCTGCCGATTATCATCATGATCACCCTCTCGCCTCCTCAATCGTAAAGCATCGAACGTACGTGGATGATACATTAGCTGGATACGATGATTTAGCCGAAGCAACCGAAGCCTGTCGTCAACTTGTAGTGATGCTGAAAATAGCTGGTTTCACTTTGCGCAAGTGGTGTAGTAATCAACCAAAGGTTCTCGAAAATGTCCCCGAAGAACTTTGGAATCATTCGTCGAAGACCGAGATCGGTCAgtccacaacaacaacaaaaactctTGGCCTTTTGTGGAACCTCCAAACAGATACATTCAGCTTTAAAATTCCGTCGCTGTGTACCGCCAACCCAGTTACGAAAC TAGTCAACTGTAAAGTGTTCGTGCAACGACTATGGGCTGCAAGTGTCGAGTGGGATGCTCCACTTTCCGAAGACGATCGCTCCTGGTGGAATGAATTTCGTGATGGTATACAAGATCTCCAACGTCTCTCCATCCCCCGTCGTGTTTTGGCTAACGTCGATAATGAGTTCACATTGCATTGTTTCTGCGATGCGTCGGAACGTGCCTATGGATGCTGTGTGTATGTGGTAAGCAAGGGATCAGATGATCGCACTCATAGCCAGCTGTTGATCGCTCAGTCTCGCGTCGCACCTCTTCGCAATCTGACCATTCCGAGACTTGAGTTGTGTGCGGCAGTTCTAGCCAGCCAGATGATGGAGAAACTACGGACAACAACAGAATTCGATGGACCAACGGTGTTTTGGTCCGACTCAACTGTCGTGCTACACTGGATTCGATCTCCACCCCCAGATTGGAAACCCTTCGTCTCGAATAAAATTGCCGAAATACAGAGGTCAACAAAAAACTCCCAGTGGAGACACATTCGCACCGATGTCAACCCAGCTGATATCCTTTCTAGAGGGGCATGGCCCTCCCAGATTCTCGACAACGATCTTTGGTGGCATGGACCAGACTTTCTCGTGGCCGCTCCGGAGTTCTGGCCACCTGTTTTACCAACCTCCAACCTTCAGTCTGTGGACCGAGACGAGATGAACATTGAAAAGCGTCAACGTTACACTGTCGCAATGTTGGCTACTCCAATAGATGACTCGTTGCTCTCACGATTTGCCGAACTCAGCCGACTGCTGAAGGTCGTTGCCTGGTGCCTTCGTTTCTACCACAATTTTCGCCTGCCAGTTGGTTTTCGTCGTGTTGGAGTTTTGACTCCGTCGGAAATTGAAGACGCATTGAAAGCGTTGATACGTCTCGAACAAGCTAGTGGCTTCCAAGCAGAGCTCCATCAAGTGCAAGTgagtaaaaaatcaaatacaccCTTAGAAATTCATGCCAAATCGCCTCTTAAGGGCATGAATATTCTTTACGACAGCGAAGGATTTTTACGTTTGGACGGTCGATTGCGCAATTTGAACAAATCGTTCGATTCAAAACACCCATACATTCTCCCAGCCGACGGAAAACTAAGTTTGCTGCTGGCACGATCATTGCATCTGCAAACTGCTCACTCAGGACCATCTCTCCTACTTGCAACGATGAGACAGCGCTTTTGGCCCTTGCAAGGCCGAATCCTAGTCCGCAAGATAGTCAGAAATTACGTGACTTTTTTTCGCTGTCGACCTACACTAGCACACCAACAAATGGGTCCTCTACCGGCAGTGCGACTTACTCCAGCTCGAGTATTTTCCAGATGTGGTCTGGACTACTGCGGGCCATTTAACGTTCGTCCGTTGTACGGGAGGGGGGCAAGCCTAAAAATGTACGTCGCGGTATTCGTTTGCCTTTCGGTTAAGGCAGTCCATTTCGAAGTCGTTCCGAACCTAACGTCGTCTGCGTGTATAAATGCGATCAAACGGTTCGTGGGTCGCCGCGGTCGGTTACACGAATTGCATTGCGACAATGCAACCACCTTCGTCGGCGCTAACACCGAAATGAAAGCAATTCGTCAGCAGTACCTGCAGCAGTTCCGCACGAATCAATGGGACAACTATTGTCTTGATTCGGACATCTCGTTCCACTTCATTCCGGCTAGATCCCCACATTTTGGTGGACTGTGGGAGGCGGGGGTTAAGTCATTCAAATACCATTCCCGTCGCATATTCGGAGGACGATCGTACACCTACGATGAGTTCTCGACAGCTGTAGCCAAATAG